The DNA segment TGAGGCTTTTTCGACTTATAAAATAATTGCGGTAGCGGTTGCATTGATTGCGTTTCTGCTAATCCTCGACAAACCAAGCAAGGAATCTAAAAGTCATTGGATTTATCCTGCACTTGTACTTTTAGGCTACGCAACAATTGACTTACTATTCAAACAACTCGCAGGTTTTACAACACTTCCTTACACAGCATCCTTGCTGATAATTTTTGGAATTGCAATTGTGATTATGTCCATGATTTTAATTGCGAAATACATTTTAAAAAAGGAGAAAATAGAATCTAAGAATATTCTTTTTGGAGCAATTGCTGGTGTTTTAAACTTCGGAAACATCCTTTTCTACTTAAAAGCACATCAGCAATATTCTGATAATCCAAGTACGGTTTTCTTAGGAATGAACGTTGGAGTAATCGTTTTGGGTAGTTTATTGGGGATCTTTATTTTTAAAGAAAAGCTTTCGCTAAAAAACTATATCGGAATTGGTTTGGGAATTATGGCGATTGTCTTTGTGGTGCTTTCGCAAAATTGATAAAGGTTGCAATTGGTTTGCACCGTTCTACAACCAGATTACATAACAATTCACTTTATCTTATATTTAAACATTTATTCATTATAAATTGATTGCTTCTGACCATAAATCGAGTCAAAAGCTCTAAATTTGTGATAGTGAAAATTCTAACTCTCCTTTTCAGCCTTTATTTTTCGATGCTTGCAGCAATGCCTTGCACCGATATTGCTGTGAATAGAAATCAGGATTTTAGCAAAATTGAAAAATCGCACGATCACGCTTCACATCCTGATGAAGCCGATTCTTGTTCTCCTTTCTGCATCTGTAATTGCTGTGGAACTCCGATTTTAAATCTTAATTCAACTTTACTTTTTGCAAATTTGAGCATTTCTCAAATTTCAAAAACTCCAATTTCTACTTACAAAACTCCTTTGTTTTCGAAATTTTTTGGAAGTATTTGGCAACCGCCACAGCTTCACGCATAAACGTTATCATCTTTGGATTACTACACCTTTGTAGGTGATCCATTTCAATTTCGCGTAAGCGTAACCCTAATTTTTTACATCAACAAAATGTTAGATAAAATCATACATTTTAGTATCAGTAATAAATTTATTATTGGTCTATTCACTTTGGTATTAATTATAGTTGGAGCTTACTCTGCCTATACTTTACCAATTGATGCTCTTCCGGACATCACAAATAATCAAGTACAAATTATCACAACCTCTCCAAATCTTGCCACTCAAGATGTGGAACAATTTATAACTTATCCAATTGAGCAGGCGGTAAAACCGATTCCGAATGTAGTCGAACTTCGGTCGATTAGCAGATTTGGATTGAGTGTCATCACCGTTGTTTTTACCGAAGACACAGATATTTACTGGGCAAGAGCTCAAATTTCTGAAAGATTAAAAGAGGCCGAAAGCAGTATTCCAACTGGTATGGGCGCTCCCGAAATGGCGCCTGTAAGTACTGGATTAGGCGAGATTTATCAATATATAGTTTTTCCGAAGCCTGGATTTGAAGATAAATTTGATGCAATCGAACTTCGAATGATTCAAGATTGGATTATCAAACCACAACTTATTGGTACAAAGGGAGTGGCAGAAGTCAACACGCTTGGCGGAAAACTCAAGCAATACGAAATCTCCGTAAATCCAGATAAGCTGAAAAGTATGGACATTACAATTGTCGATATTTTTGAAGCTTTGGAGAAAAATAACGAAAATACTGGTGGTGCCTATATTGACAAAAAACCTTATGCCTACTTCATTCGAGCCATCGGAATGCTTACAGGAATTGACGACATTAATAAAATTGTAGTCAAAAATCAGAACGGAATTCCGATCCTAATGCGAGATGTTGCTACCGTACAAGTAGGAAGCAGTATTCGATATGGTGCAGTGACCAAAGATGGTCAAGGCGAAGATGTGCAGGGAATGGTGATGATGCTCAAAGGCGAAAACAGCGGTCAGGT comes from the Flavobacterium ardleyense genome and includes:
- a CDS encoding EamA family transporter — its product is MTSLLISIACSVAVGAVFKVAKKYHSNDAQIVFWNYFFAILLSYFVFVPDFSLVNSETPWLLYGTLGVLLPTVFIVLAISIKNSGIVKTDAAQRMSLFLSLIGAWLIFNEAFSTYKIIAVAVALIAFLLILDKPSKESKSHWIYPALVLLGYATIDLLFKQLAGFTTLPYTASLLIIFGIAIVIMSMILIAKYILKKEKIESKNILFGAIAGVLNFGNILFYLKAHQQYSDNPSTVFLGMNVGVIVLGSLLGIFIFKEKLSLKNYIGIGLGIMAIVFVVLSQN
- a CDS encoding DUF6660 family protein yields the protein MKILTLLFSLYFSMLAAMPCTDIAVNRNQDFSKIEKSHDHASHPDEADSCSPFCICNCCGTPILNLNSTLLFANLSISQISKTPISTYKTPLFSKFFGSIWQPPQLHA